The Methylocella tundrae genome contains the following window.
ATTCTCGCTTCCTGGACCGGCGGCGAAGTTTTCCTCATATAACCTCCGCTGCCTCCCCCGCTCCGCCGCGGGCGGACCCAAGGCCATGGATTTTGATAGGCGAGCTTTTAATAGTTGACGCGGCTCCCGGCATCGGCTATGCACGCCGCTTCCAGCCTGAAACGAAAGTTTCGGGGGCGTCACGCGCGCCCCATAATTTTATTTGTCAGGCGCCTCGCATGGGCCGGCCTCCACCGGACGCGAGGAAACTTGCCGCGCGGCATTTACGAGCGCGGCCGACATGGAGCATGGGTCTTGGCACGTATCGCAGGCGTTAATATTCCGACCAATAAGCGGGTCGTCATTGCTCTCCAATATATTCACGGAATCGGCCCCAAAAAGGCTGAGGCGCTTTGCGCCAAGGTAAATATCCCGGCGGAGCGGCGCGTCGCCGAACTGACCGACGCCGAAGTTTTGCAGATTCGCGAGACGATCGACCGCGATTATCTCGTCGAAGGCGATCTGCGCCGCGAAGTTGCGATCAACATCAAGCGCCTGATGGACCTTGGC
Protein-coding sequences here:
- the rpsM gene encoding 30S ribosomal protein S13: MARIAGVNIPTNKRVVIALQYIHGIGPKKAEALCAKVNIPAERRVAELTDAEVLQIRETIDRDYLVEGDLRREVAINIKRLMDLGCYRGLRHRRQLPVRGQRTHTNARTRKGKAKPIAGKKK